The DNA sequence TTCATGACGTAATCATAGCTTTGTTTTACAGCATGGGGAAGGTCTATTAAGTAGTTGTGTACTTTATTATTTTCGTTATTTGCAAGTTTTATAAAACTTGCGGAAGCTTTTAGTAGGCGGTGAATGCTTATGCTATAGTAGTGGGTATTAAAATCATTTAGAAATAAAGAAGAGGCTTGTTTTTTAAAATATGCTTTTAATTCTTCTTTTTTTTCACAAGAAAGCTTTGCGTAAGGGTCTTCTAAAAGGCTTGCAAGATCATACAAAGGGTGACCCAAGCGGGCATCTTGAAAATCTATAATTTTTATTTGCTGTTTTTTTACCATTATGTTTCTACTATGATAGTCTCTGTGCACTAAGCAGAAAGAACTTTGATTTAAAAAAGTGCAAAAAAGATGTATTTCTTTAACTAATTCTTTAGAAAGACTGGTTAGTAAATTTTTTGAATGATAAAAGTTGTTAATACTAAGTAGAGATTGAGTAAATTCTTGAATTAAAAAATTTAGATCAAAGCTACTTTGAAACATGGGTAAGTTAATATCTTTTTTAATATTTTGTATTTTTATTAATTCTTGCAAACTTTGTTTGTATAATTGTAAGGCATTATCTTTAGTGCTGTATAAGCTGCAATCACCAAGGTCTTCTAACAAAATACAACTTTCTTCTAAAAAAATTTTTTCTATTTTTGGCACAGAAATATTATTTTCTTTAAACAAATTGTACATATTAACAAAAGAAAAAGTATGTTTTTGTGAGATTTTGTATTGTGCTTTAATGTCTGGGTCATGCATTAAAACATAACTGCTGTTTGGAGTAGTTAAGCGATAATATTTTCTATGCCCGCCATCGCCAGCAACGGGCGTGATACCTTTAAGATTAAGATAATTTAAAAAAGAAGGCAGAGGCTTTTTGCTCAGCATAAGCTTTATAAACAAGAAGTATTTACAATTTTTATTAAAGAGGTGTCTACTCGGATTATTTTTTTAGCTAATGTGTGA is a window from the Pseudobdellovibrionaceae bacterium genome containing:
- a CDS encoding aminoglycoside phosphotransferase family protein codes for the protein MLSKKPLPSFLNYLNLKGITPVAGDGGHRKYYRLTTPNSSYVLMHDPDIKAQYKISQKHTFSFVNMYNLFKENNISVPKIEKIFLEESCILLEDLGDCSLYSTKDNALQLYKQSLQELIKIQNIKKDINLPMFQSSFDLNFLIQEFTQSLLSINNFYHSKNLLTSLSKELVKEIHLFCTFLNQSSFCLVHRDYHSRNIMVKKQQIKIIDFQDARLGHPLYDLASLLEDPYAKLSCEKKEELKAYFKKQASSLFLNDFNTHYYSISIHRLLKASASFIKLANNENNKVHNYLIDLPHAVKQSYDYVMKLNYPNLQTFIADLYKHK